One Rhodococcus sp. P1Y DNA window includes the following coding sequences:
- a CDS encoding DUF5666 domain-containing protein: MTSPDDPRDRSWDDGTANPPPDRPDSEPSTQAWQAYPDSGPLPDQPTQQYPVAPEYPGGQQYPGGQQYPGGQQYPDQPTAQYPTQQYGNPQQYGIPQQPYPGSQQPNPTQVFPAYDPNQQYGGPDYAAQNYASQNYGATQNYGATQNYGPPSQTGEMPYAAGDPGPGGNSSRKWIVALVALAALGVIVLAGILVVTNQRAEPTTASRPPTTSFAPLPTVPQSQSPLAPPTTSGGLVPGGIPEILGGAGAAIGTITTIDGSTLTIQGIDGAPVTVLITPQTQVLSLSGFEASSLQVGSLVVVNGSPMQDGTITADVIVETPDLGG, encoded by the coding sequence ATGACTTCTCCGGATGATCCTCGCGACCGGTCGTGGGACGACGGCACCGCGAACCCACCGCCGGACCGCCCGGACTCCGAGCCCTCCACCCAGGCCTGGCAGGCCTACCCGGACTCCGGGCCGCTGCCGGACCAGCCGACCCAGCAGTACCCGGTCGCCCCCGAGTACCCGGGTGGCCAGCAGTACCCGGGTGGGCAGCAGTACCCGGGTGGGCAGCAGTACCCGGATCAACCGACGGCGCAGTACCCCACGCAGCAGTACGGGAACCCCCAGCAGTACGGCATCCCCCAGCAGCCGTATCCGGGTTCGCAGCAACCGAACCCGACGCAGGTGTTTCCGGCCTACGATCCGAATCAGCAGTATGGCGGACCGGACTACGCCGCCCAGAACTACGCCTCCCAGAACTATGGCGCCACTCAGAACTATGGCGCCACTCAGAACTATGGGCCACCGAGCCAGACCGGCGAGATGCCCTACGCCGCGGGCGATCCGGGACCGGGCGGTAACTCGTCCCGTAAATGGATCGTCGCTTTGGTGGCACTTGCGGCGCTCGGCGTCATCGTGCTGGCCGGAATTCTCGTCGTCACGAATCAACGAGCTGAGCCGACCACGGCCTCCCGTCCGCCGACAACGTCCTTCGCGCCTCTACCGACGGTGCCCCAGAGTCAGTCGCCGCTGGCGCCCCCGACCACGTCCGGCGGATTGGTTCCCGGTGGCATTCCCGAAATTCTCGGCGGTGCAGGAGCCGCGATCGGCACCATCACCACGATCGACGGTTCGACCCTGACGATTCAGGGAATCGACGGTGCTCCGGTGACCGTACTCATCACCCCGCAGACGCAGGTGCTCTCGTTGTCTGGGTTCGAGGCATCGTCGCTACAGGTCGGGTCGCTGGTCGTTGTCAACGGCAGTCCGATGCAGGACGGGACCATCACTGCCGACGTCATCGTCGAAACGCCGGATCTCGGAGGATAG
- a CDS encoding branched-chain amino acid ABC transporter permease has protein sequence MGQTLIDAAILGSIYVLFCLGMSLVWGTVGILNFAHGAIFMFAGFVGYLVVKDQQLPMIGVIAVSVLVGALLSTAIEVLAFQPILRRAKTHRIAELQILIGGIGVAAIPLAIAQYVTKSEPFGFSNSSYAVKVFSFFGLRISNTGVIIVLSAVILTVGMAIWLRKSMAGLALRAIGVDAETAALMGVDRRKLSLSTMAFAGGLAGLAGALLTFNLGAITPESGETLLIKAFAVIILGGVGSTAGVAAGAYILALSETLVLRFTGGGWVDAVCFGMIFLVLLLRPQGLFGRKEVRRV, from the coding sequence ATGGGTCAGACACTCATCGATGCGGCGATACTCGGATCCATCTATGTCCTGTTCTGTCTCGGCATGTCCCTCGTGTGGGGCACCGTCGGGATCCTCAACTTCGCGCACGGCGCGATCTTCATGTTCGCGGGGTTCGTCGGCTACCTGGTGGTCAAAGACCAACAATTGCCGATGATCGGCGTCATTGCTGTGTCGGTGCTCGTGGGTGCGTTGTTGTCCACGGCCATCGAAGTGCTTGCATTCCAACCGATTCTGAGGAGAGCGAAGACTCATCGGATTGCAGAGCTACAGATTTTGATAGGCGGCATCGGCGTTGCCGCCATCCCACTCGCGATCGCCCAGTATGTCACCAAGTCCGAGCCGTTCGGCTTCTCCAACAGCTCCTACGCAGTGAAGGTGTTCTCGTTCTTCGGCCTTCGAATCTCGAACACCGGTGTGATCATCGTGCTGTCCGCCGTGATTCTGACGGTCGGGATGGCGATATGGCTACGCAAGTCCATGGCAGGACTGGCGCTCCGGGCCATCGGTGTCGACGCCGAAACGGCGGCGCTCATGGGAGTCGACCGTCGAAAGCTCTCCCTGTCCACCATGGCCTTTGCCGGAGGTCTAGCAGGCCTGGCGGGGGCTCTCCTCACGTTCAATCTCGGCGCCATCACCCCGGAAAGCGGTGAGACGCTTTTGATCAAGGCATTCGCCGTCATCATCCTCGGTGGCGTCGGGAGCACGGCCGGTGTTGCCGCGGGCGCCTACATCCTGGCGTTGTCGGAGACTCTGGTGTTGCGATTCACCGGCGGTGGATGGGTCGACGCCGTGTGCTTCGGCATGATCTTCCTCGTCCTGCTGCTTCGCCCGCAGGGTCTCTTCGGCCGTAAGGAGGTGCGACGGGTATGA
- a CDS encoding LemA family protein, whose product MTVLVIVALILVLAVLAYAASVERRVRRFRSNTAASRQLVTVELDRRHVQLEPFIAAVESSGLDQDLVRQLVGARSWSKAVRDRGLGLPAQAAAENALSAAVHAVLSEADAHPKLRSNWAFQGPASDLETTEKRIAGAVRVYNDNAYKLSLLRTSFATKPMAKVLKVTSPEPFVEHAAVAVDGRSEDVPA is encoded by the coding sequence GTGACTGTTTTGGTGATCGTGGCACTGATCCTCGTTCTTGCAGTTCTCGCCTACGCGGCGAGTGTCGAACGGCGAGTGAGGCGATTCCGTTCGAACACCGCGGCCAGCAGACAGCTGGTGACAGTCGAACTGGATCGCCGTCACGTGCAGTTGGAGCCGTTCATCGCCGCTGTCGAATCCTCAGGGCTCGACCAGGACTTGGTCCGCCAGCTCGTCGGCGCCCGGTCGTGGTCGAAGGCTGTCCGCGACCGCGGTCTTGGGCTGCCCGCGCAGGCGGCGGCGGAGAACGCGCTGTCCGCTGCCGTCCATGCTGTTCTGTCCGAAGCGGATGCTCATCCGAAACTGCGGTCGAACTGGGCATTCCAGGGACCTGCCAGTGACCTGGAGACGACGGAGAAGCGCATAGCCGGAGCCGTGCGTGTCTACAACGACAACGCGTACAAGTTGTCACTGCTTCGCACGTCGTTCGCGACGAAGCCGATGGCGAAGGTTCTCAAGGTCACGTCCCCCGAACCGTTCGTCGAGCACGCCGCAGTTGCCGTCGACGGAAGGTCCGAGGACGTGCCCGCGTAG
- the pyrE gene encoding orotate phosphoribosyltransferase, with protein MADNAQRTELAELVRELAVVHGKVTLSSGKEADYYVDLRRATLHHRASALIGSLMRELVEDWEFDSVGGLTMGADPVALSIVHAAGRPIDGFVVRKAAKAHGMQRQIEGPDIVGKRVLVVEDTTTTGNSPLTAVKALRDAGATVVGVATVVDRATGADEVIAAEGLEYRSLLGLADLGL; from the coding sequence ATGGCCGACAATGCCCAGCGCACCGAATTGGCCGAGCTGGTTCGTGAACTCGCCGTAGTACACGGCAAGGTGACGTTGTCCTCGGGCAAGGAAGCCGACTACTACGTCGATCTGCGACGCGCGACGCTTCATCATCGCGCCAGTGCGCTGATCGGCTCGCTCATGCGGGAGCTCGTCGAGGATTGGGAGTTCGATTCCGTGGGCGGCCTGACGATGGGCGCCGATCCGGTTGCGCTGTCGATCGTCCATGCGGCGGGTCGGCCGATCGACGGCTTCGTCGTACGGAAAGCGGCCAAGGCGCACGGAATGCAGCGTCAGATCGAAGGACCCGACATCGTCGGGAAGCGAGTACTGGTGGTGGAGGACACGACTACTACCGGGAATTCGCCGCTCACCGCAGTCAAGGCGCTCCGTGACGCTGGGGCCACCGTGGTGGGCGTCGCGACCGTCGTGGACCGGGCGACCGGCGCGGACGAGGTCATCGCTGCCGAGGGGCTCGAGTACCGCTCGCTCCTCGGATTGGCCGATCTGGGCCTGTAG
- a CDS encoding EthD family reductase, translating to MFRISIAYNHPDNPDAFLAHYRSVHAPLTAKMPGIISFEWGVSETLDGSTPAHFVVGNLNFPSKEDAIAALGSEEGKAGADDMPNFAGAGFVMDMHEVEVA from the coding sequence ATGTTTCGCATCAGCATCGCCTACAACCATCCCGACAACCCCGATGCGTTCCTCGCGCACTACCGCAGCGTGCACGCGCCGTTGACCGCGAAGATGCCCGGCATCATCTCGTTCGAGTGGGGCGTGTCCGAGACTCTCGACGGATCGACGCCGGCCCATTTCGTCGTCGGCAATCTGAACTTCCCGTCCAAGGAGGACGCTATCGCCGCCCTCGGATCCGAGGAGGGCAAGGCGGGCGCGGACGACATGCCCAACTTCGCCGGTGCCGGCTTCGTCATGGATATGCACGAAGTCGAGGTCGCCTAG
- a CDS encoding ABC transporter substrate-binding protein, with translation MKFTTGPGRLVLFGLTGAMLSMAACSGSGPTGATASGEMPAEITVLSTTDKTGTLAYVGGSQLEGIELAVDEINDQKFLGDSTLKLDSRDTAGDAQTAASQVTEGIANPNVAAILGTVSGAQSVAVAPIAESSKTPVVFTQSGSAGVVIGDYTFRSTAPQETYFPKAIDHLKTLGAKRISVLYNAGQPTLAEIAEKQLPAMQESEDLEILSSTSVQSTTQDFASTITKIVGEKPDAVVFLLVGAQNATAMSQLRQAGFDGPAVGNPAAGAGNLAPAGPAGAGMFWATDFNYLQTAPSSVSFVEAYNAKYGKNPLNYAAEGYDAAWMIARAIKESGGASREDVKNGLDAVAAAGFDGAVGPVTFEGNDQRVAGVVVEWDGTAEGLLAE, from the coding sequence ATGAAGTTCACCACGGGTCCCGGCAGACTGGTCCTGTTCGGGCTGACCGGAGCCATGCTGTCCATGGCAGCGTGTAGTGGGTCAGGACCAACCGGTGCAACAGCCTCGGGGGAGATGCCTGCCGAGATCACCGTGCTCTCCACGACGGACAAGACCGGAACGCTCGCGTACGTCGGGGGCTCGCAGCTAGAAGGAATCGAGTTGGCCGTCGACGAGATCAACGATCAGAAGTTCCTCGGCGATTCCACGCTGAAGCTCGACAGTCGTGACACCGCGGGCGACGCCCAGACCGCTGCGAGTCAAGTGACCGAAGGGATTGCGAACCCGAACGTCGCCGCCATCCTCGGCACCGTGTCCGGTGCACAGTCGGTCGCAGTAGCACCGATAGCCGAGTCGTCGAAGACTCCCGTCGTGTTCACCCAGTCCGGAAGTGCAGGGGTTGTCATCGGCGACTACACATTCCGATCGACTGCGCCGCAGGAAACGTACTTCCCCAAAGCGATCGACCATCTGAAGACTCTCGGCGCCAAACGAATCAGCGTGCTCTACAACGCAGGCCAGCCGACGCTGGCAGAAATCGCCGAAAAGCAGCTCCCAGCCATGCAGGAGAGCGAGGACCTGGAAATTCTCTCCAGCACCAGCGTGCAGTCCACGACGCAAGACTTCGCGTCGACCATCACCAAGATCGTCGGAGAGAAGCCCGACGCTGTGGTGTTCCTCCTCGTCGGCGCACAGAATGCCACCGCCATGTCGCAGCTGCGTCAGGCAGGATTCGACGGCCCGGCCGTCGGGAACCCGGCCGCAGGCGCCGGAAACCTCGCTCCCGCAGGGCCGGCAGGTGCAGGGATGTTCTGGGCGACCGATTTCAACTACCTTCAGACCGCACCGTCCTCGGTTTCCTTCGTCGAGGCGTACAACGCCAAGTACGGCAAGAACCCGCTCAACTATGCCGCCGAAGGCTACGACGCGGCATGGATGATCGCCAGGGCCATCAAGGAATCGGGCGGCGCCTCGCGCGAGGACGTCAAGAACGGTCTCGACGCCGTCGCCGCAGCTGGATTCGACGGTGCCGTCGGGCCGGTGACGTTCGAAGGAAATGACCAGCGGGTCGCCGGAGTCGTCGTCGAGTGGGACGGCACCGCGGAAGGGCTGCTCGCGGAATGA
- a CDS encoding flavin-containing monooxygenase: protein MSTTDFDSVVIGAGFSGVYMTHKLESLGLSVRGYEAAETVGGTWFWNTYPGARCDCISMEYAFTFSQEIIDEWEWTERYPAQPEILRYIDFVANKLDVKKHFRFGVRVESAVWDEDTSRWTVGTDAGEYVTAKYLITAAGCLSTSSTPDFAGLDAYEGETIHTSAWPRDGFDFAGKRVGVIGTGSSGVQVIPKIAEQAEHLTVFQRTPAFSLDCGNRPLTEDEKQSFRADIENFKVASRASGGGQPVDTLEVNTFDHSEEERLAVFEERWSRHRAIDLIAAYPDLLSNREANDTIAEFFRGKIRSVVEDPELAEALSPREHPLGAKRITLDTNYFQTYNRDNVSLVSVKDAPIEGLTPTGLKTADAEYPLDVIVFATGFDAITGPLLKIDIRGRNGKSLQDKWTDGPSTYLGIAVDEFPNLFTLTGPGSPNVLTNVVCAIEQHVEWTADTVAHLESIGATTFEADETAAKEWTTQAIELADTTLYPEGNSWYTGANIPGKPRVIMSYVGGLNVYRDICDDVAAKGYEGFTITH, encoded by the coding sequence ATGAGCACAACCGATTTCGATTCCGTCGTCATCGGCGCCGGCTTTTCCGGTGTCTACATGACGCACAAGCTCGAATCTCTCGGCCTCTCGGTCCGAGGTTACGAGGCCGCCGAAACCGTTGGTGGTACGTGGTTCTGGAACACATATCCCGGTGCACGATGCGACTGCATCAGCATGGAATACGCGTTCACGTTCTCACAGGAGATCATCGACGAGTGGGAATGGACGGAGCGCTATCCAGCCCAACCGGAGATCCTGAGGTATATCGACTTCGTCGCGAACAAGCTGGATGTCAAGAAGCACTTTCGGTTCGGAGTACGCGTCGAATCAGCGGTGTGGGACGAGGACACATCGCGTTGGACGGTCGGCACCGACGCCGGTGAATACGTCACGGCGAAGTACTTGATCACCGCGGCCGGATGCCTTTCGACGTCGTCGACACCTGATTTCGCGGGTCTGGACGCCTACGAGGGTGAGACGATCCACACCAGCGCGTGGCCGCGTGACGGATTCGACTTCGCGGGCAAACGGGTAGGTGTCATCGGCACCGGATCTTCTGGTGTGCAGGTAATTCCGAAGATCGCCGAGCAGGCCGAACATCTGACGGTCTTCCAGCGCACACCCGCCTTCAGCCTCGACTGCGGCAACCGGCCACTGACCGAAGACGAGAAGCAGTCCTTCCGAGCCGACATCGAGAACTTCAAGGTCGCGTCGAGGGCATCCGGAGGCGGTCAGCCAGTCGACACGCTCGAGGTCAACACGTTCGACCACTCCGAGGAAGAGCGTCTGGCCGTGTTCGAGGAACGGTGGAGTCGCCATCGTGCCATAGATCTCATCGCTGCCTACCCGGACCTGCTCAGCAATCGTGAGGCCAACGACACGATCGCCGAGTTCTTCCGCGGCAAGATCCGATCCGTCGTCGAGGACCCGGAACTTGCCGAGGCACTCTCACCTCGTGAGCATCCGCTGGGAGCGAAGCGAATCACACTCGATACCAACTACTTCCAAACCTACAACCGCGACAACGTATCGCTCGTCAGCGTGAAGGATGCGCCGATCGAAGGGTTGACTCCGACCGGGCTGAAGACCGCAGACGCCGAGTACCCTCTCGACGTCATAGTCTTCGCCACCGGTTTCGACGCAATCACCGGACCACTGTTGAAGATCGACATTCGAGGCCGTAACGGAAAGTCACTGCAGGACAAGTGGACCGACGGTCCGAGCACGTACCTCGGCATTGCCGTCGACGAGTTCCCGAACCTGTTCACTTTGACCGGACCTGGTAGCCCCAACGTGTTGACCAACGTGGTCTGCGCCATCGAACAGCACGTCGAGTGGACGGCGGACACCGTCGCGCACCTGGAGTCGATCGGCGCCACCACATTCGAGGCGGACGAGACCGCGGCGAAGGAATGGACAACGCAGGCAATCGAACTCGCTGACACCACGCTCTACCCCGAGGGCAACTCGTGGTACACCGGCGCCAACATTCCCGGCAAACCTCGCGTGATCATGTCCTATGTCGGCGGACTCAACGTCTACCGAGACATCTGCGACGACGTCGCAGCCAAGGGCTACGAAGGCTTCACGATCACCCATTAG
- a CDS encoding SDR family NAD(P)-dependent oxidoreductase, translating to MTAEQIEPASPVTVRPVALVTGPTSGLGGGFAHHLAARGYDLVLVARNELKLRALADDLRIRFGADSEIIAVDLSTQSGRDAVAERLHRGVEFLVNNAGFGTSGEFWTAEPDLLQSQLDVNVTAVMQLTRAALPSMVAAAKGTVVNVASVAGILSGRGSTYSASKAYVISFSEGLSGGLAGTGVQVQALCPGFVKTEFHQRAGIEMSTIPRFMWLNVEQVVRESMRDLGKGKVISVPGAQYKVLTAVGTKVPTSVVRKLTNLVGRGRGRT from the coding sequence ATGACCGCCGAACAGATCGAACCAGCGTCCCCAGTCACTGTCCGTCCGGTAGCACTCGTCACCGGCCCGACATCGGGTCTCGGCGGCGGGTTCGCTCACCATCTGGCCGCACGCGGCTACGACCTTGTCCTCGTTGCGCGCAACGAACTCAAACTGCGGGCACTGGCGGACGATCTGAGGATCAGGTTCGGCGCGGACTCGGAGATCATCGCCGTCGACCTGTCCACGCAGTCGGGACGTGACGCGGTTGCAGAACGCCTTCACCGCGGCGTCGAGTTTCTCGTCAACAACGCGGGGTTCGGTACGTCGGGCGAGTTCTGGACGGCCGAGCCGGATCTGTTGCAGTCGCAACTCGACGTCAACGTCACGGCAGTGATGCAGTTGACCCGTGCAGCTCTGCCGTCGATGGTCGCGGCTGCGAAGGGGACCGTGGTCAACGTCGCGAGTGTGGCGGGCATCCTGTCCGGTCGCGGGTCGACCTATTCGGCGTCCAAGGCGTACGTCATCTCGTTCTCGGAAGGCCTGTCCGGAGGACTTGCAGGCACCGGTGTCCAGGTACAGGCGCTGTGCCCAGGGTTCGTGAAGACGGAGTTCCACCAACGTGCGGGCATCGAGATGTCGACGATCCCGCGGTTCATGTGGTTGAACGTCGAGCAGGTGGTGCGCGAGTCGATGCGTGATCTCGGCAAGGGCAAGGTCATCAGCGTTCCCGGTGCTCAGTACAAGGTGCTCACCGCCGTCGGAACCAAGGTGCCCACGAGCGTGGTGCGGAAGCTGACCAATCTGGTCGGTCGCGGACGCGGACGGACCTAA
- a CDS encoding alpha/beta hydrolase, translating into MALDDATAAFLTQAAEGGGKALHEMTPDEVRAMNDTFIDLYGPGPDMHSVENTTAQAADGYRIPVRVLTPADSPRGVLVYFHGGGWVVGTPDQFDTLARRLAVETGCTVVLPDYRLAPENVYPTAADDAWDVLQWAASRFGSSLPLMVGGDSSGGNLAAVVAQRAVRENGPTVSLQVLVYPVTDHDFENSSYADPANQLMLDKASMVWFWDLYTPDATVRSNWDVSPLHAEDLSGVAPAVVLLAEHDVLRVEGQAYAEKLNAAGVRAEMKVFDGQMHGFFQFVNILPGADAGIAYVGESVRAHLSSAVV; encoded by the coding sequence ATGGCACTCGACGACGCCACAGCCGCGTTCCTCACCCAAGCCGCCGAAGGTGGCGGCAAAGCGCTGCACGAGATGACGCCTGACGAGGTCCGCGCGATGAACGACACCTTCATCGACCTCTACGGCCCCGGCCCCGACATGCACTCAGTCGAAAACACGACAGCGCAGGCCGCCGACGGTTACCGAATCCCCGTACGAGTGCTGACACCAGCGGATTCGCCACGCGGCGTGCTCGTGTATTTCCACGGCGGCGGATGGGTCGTCGGGACTCCCGATCAGTTCGACACCCTGGCGCGGCGCCTAGCTGTGGAGACAGGATGCACCGTCGTGCTTCCCGACTACCGTCTCGCACCGGAGAACGTCTACCCCACCGCGGCCGACGACGCATGGGATGTATTGCAGTGGGCGGCATCTCGCTTCGGTTCGTCCTTGCCGCTCATGGTGGGCGGTGACAGCTCGGGTGGCAATCTCGCGGCAGTGGTCGCTCAGCGCGCCGTTCGGGAGAACGGACCGACCGTGTCGCTGCAAGTCCTCGTCTACCCGGTAACCGATCACGACTTCGAGAACAGCTCGTACGCCGACCCCGCCAATCAGCTCATGCTCGACAAGGCGTCGATGGTCTGGTTCTGGGATCTCTACACGCCCGATGCGACCGTTCGCAGCAACTGGGACGTGTCCCCCTTGCATGCAGAGGACCTGTCGGGGGTTGCCCCGGCGGTGGTGTTGTTAGCCGAACACGACGTCCTTCGCGTCGAAGGTCAGGCCTATGCCGAAAAGCTCAACGCCGCCGGCGTGCGCGCGGAGATGAAGGTGTTCGACGGACAAATGCACGGGTTCTTCCAGTTCGTCAACATCCTTCCAGGCGCGGACGCCGGTATCGCATACGTCGGCGAGTCCGTTCGTGCCCATCTCTCATCTGCTGTGGTCTGA
- the clpB gene encoding ATP-dependent chaperone ClpB codes for MDSFTPTTKTQAALSAALQAASAAGNPDIRPAHVLVALLDQTDGIASPLLKAVGVDPATVRGEARTLVDRLPSATGSTTTPQLGREALAAITAAQHLATELDDEYVSTEHLMVGLATGDSDVAKLLTGHGAGPNELRDAFQTVRGSARVTSADPESTYQALEKYSTDLTEQAREGKLDPVIGRDTEIRRVVQVLSRRTKNNPVLIGEPGVGKTAIVEGLAQRIIAGDVPESLRGKTVVSLDLGSMVAGAKYRGEFEERLKAVLDDIKNSAGQVITFIDELHTIVGAGATGESAMDAGNMIKPMLARGELRLVGATTLEEYRKYIEKDAALERRFQQVYVGEPSVEDTVGILRGLKERYEVHHGVRITDSALVSAAALSDRYITSRFLPDKAIDLVDEAASRLRMEIDSRPVEIDEVERAVRRLEIEEMALQKETDDASKARLEKLRAELADGQEKLTQLSTRWQNEKNAIDSVRLLKEELENLRGESERAERDGDLGKAAELRYGRIPTLEKELAQKTESTVAQDDLMLKEEVGPDDVADVVAAWTGIPAGRMLEGETAKLLRMEDELGKRVVGQKDAVQAVSDAVRRARAGVADPNRPTGSFLFLGPTGVGKTELAKALADFLFDDERAMVRIDMSEYSEKHAVARLVGAPPGYVGYEAGGQLTEAVRRRPYTVVLFDEVEKAHPDVFDILLAVLDEGRLTDGQGRTVDFRNTILILTSNLGAGGTREQVMDAVRRSFKPEFVNRLDDVVVFDALSEDQLESIVDIQLGFLAKRLAARRLTLDVTSPAKLWLAARGYDPLYGARPLRRLIQQAIGDQLAKLLLAGEVRDGDVVPVNISADGDGLVLG; via the coding sequence GTGGACAGTTTCACCCCCACCACGAAGACGCAGGCGGCGCTCAGTGCTGCTCTGCAGGCCGCATCCGCGGCCGGAAACCCGGACATCCGTCCGGCGCATGTGTTGGTGGCGTTGCTCGATCAGACCGACGGCATCGCCTCCCCCCTGTTGAAGGCCGTCGGCGTCGATCCAGCGACGGTGCGCGGTGAAGCTCGGACGCTCGTCGATCGGCTTCCGTCTGCAACAGGGTCCACCACGACGCCGCAACTCGGCCGTGAAGCGCTCGCCGCCATCACCGCAGCTCAACACCTCGCCACCGAGCTCGACGACGAGTACGTCTCCACCGAACACCTCATGGTGGGCCTGGCGACGGGCGACAGTGACGTAGCCAAGCTCCTGACCGGCCACGGCGCCGGCCCGAACGAGCTGCGCGACGCCTTCCAGACGGTTCGCGGCAGCGCACGCGTCACCAGTGCCGACCCCGAGAGCACCTACCAGGCGCTCGAGAAGTACAGCACCGACCTGACCGAGCAGGCCCGCGAAGGCAAGCTCGATCCGGTCATCGGCCGTGACACGGAAATTCGCCGTGTCGTGCAGGTGTTGTCGCGCCGCACCAAGAACAACCCGGTTCTCATCGGTGAGCCCGGCGTCGGCAAGACCGCCATCGTCGAAGGACTCGCTCAGCGCATCATCGCCGGCGACGTGCCGGAGAGCTTGCGCGGCAAAACCGTCGTATCGCTGGATCTGGGTTCGATGGTCGCTGGTGCCAAGTACCGAGGTGAATTCGAAGAGCGGCTCAAAGCGGTTCTCGACGACATCAAGAACTCCGCAGGCCAGGTCATCACCTTCATCGACGAGCTCCACACCATCGTCGGCGCAGGCGCGACCGGCGAGTCGGCGATGGATGCGGGCAACATGATCAAGCCGATGCTCGCGCGCGGTGAACTCCGCTTGGTCGGTGCGACAACGCTCGAGGAGTACCGCAAGTACATAGAGAAGGACGCAGCGCTCGAGCGTCGATTCCAGCAGGTGTACGTCGGCGAACCGTCCGTCGAGGACACAGTCGGCATCCTGCGTGGTCTCAAGGAGCGGTACGAGGTGCACCACGGTGTCCGCATCACGGACTCCGCGCTCGTATCCGCGGCGGCTCTCTCCGATCGGTACATCACGTCTCGGTTCCTGCCGGACAAGGCAATCGACCTGGTCGACGAGGCCGCGTCGAGACTCCGCATGGAGATCGATTCGCGTCCCGTCGAGATCGACGAGGTCGAACGAGCTGTGAGGCGCCTCGAGATCGAGGAGATGGCCCTGCAGAAGGAGACCGACGACGCGTCGAAGGCACGGCTCGAGAAGCTGCGTGCAGAACTGGCCGACGGGCAGGAGAAGCTCACCCAACTGAGCACACGCTGGCAGAACGAGAAGAACGCCATCGACTCGGTGCGCCTTCTCAAGGAGGAGCTCGAGAACCTGCGCGGGGAGTCCGAGCGGGCCGAGCGCGACGGCGATCTAGGCAAGGCTGCCGAGCTCCGGTACGGCCGAATCCCGACGTTGGAGAAGGAACTCGCGCAGAAGACCGAATCAACCGTCGCGCAAGACGACCTCATGCTCAAGGAGGAGGTCGGGCCGGACGACGTAGCCGACGTCGTCGCAGCGTGGACGGGCATCCCGGCAGGTCGGATGCTCGAAGGGGAAACCGCCAAGCTGCTGCGGATGGAGGACGAGCTCGGTAAGCGTGTCGTCGGGCAGAAAGACGCCGTACAAGCGGTGTCCGATGCCGTCCGGCGAGCTCGGGCAGGCGTCGCCGATCCGAACCGTCCGACAGGCTCGTTCCTGTTCCTTGGTCCCACCGGCGTCGGAAAGACCGAGCTCGCGAAAGCACTCGCGGACTTCCTGTTCGACGACGAACGCGCGATGGTCCGCATCGACATGAGCGAGTACAGCGAGAAGCACGCTGTGGCGCGACTCGTCGGTGCACCCCCCGGTTACGTGGGCTACGAGGCAGGCGGACAGCTCACCGAAGCGGTACGCAGGCGTCCGTACACGGTGGTGCTGTTCGACGAGGTCGAGAAGGCCCACCCCGACGTGTTCGACATTCTGCTCGCCGTCCTCGACGAGGGCAGATTGACCGACGGTCAGGGCCGCACCGTCGACTTCAGGAACACGATCTTGATCCTGACGTCGAACCTCGGCGCGGGCGGAACGCGAGAGCAGGTCATGGACGCGGTCCGGCGGTCGTTCAAGCCGGAGTTCGTCAACCGTCTCGACGACGTAGTGGTGTTCGACGCCTTGTCCGAGGACCAGTTGGAGTCGATCGTCGACATCCAGCTCGGCTTCCTCGCCAAGCGCCTCGCGGCACGCCGACTGACACTCGACGTGACCTCGCCCGCCAAACTTTGGCTGGCTGCCCGCGGATACGACCCGCTGTACGGCGCTCGTCCGTTGCGCAGGTTGATCCAGCAGGCGATCGGGGATCAGCTGGCGAAGTTGCTGCTCGCCGGTGAGGTCCGCGACGGCGACGTCGTTCCGGTCAATATCTCCGCAGACGGGGACGGTCTGGTCCTGGGTTAG